Part of the Methylomonas sp. AM2-LC genome, AATCACACCCACTATTTTTTCCACACAACCGGCTGTGATACCTGATCAATTATCCACCCAGCAGCAAATCGCCGTTTGGTTGAATCAAGTGATAGACAGGCTGGCGGAGCAACAGCTTATTCCGCTTGATCACAGCCTTACCTATAGACAAATTCAAGCCTATCTATCCCAGCAGGCTTCTCCAAATTTACAGTTGTTCCAGCAGTTATTAAGCACGGCCGAACCCGTTGTATACGGCGCAAGGCCTATTGATACAGACAGTTTAAGCCGTTACCGTAACACGGTTCAAAGGTTATTAGGTAGGCCGTTATGATCAAAGAACGCCTGATCACCTTATTAACGGCCTTGGCTGCATTGGGATTGGTGTTTTATTTATTCATGCCGCAACATGCAGAATCTAATTTACCTTTATCTTTGCCAAGCAGTGAAGACCGTGGAGCTGATGGTTTAAAAGGTTTGTTTCAATGGTTGCAAGGCCAGCATATTAATGTCATCAGTTACCGCAAACCGTATACAGAGTTTAAACATGCAGCAGAATTTACCGACAACGGTAATCTGTTAATCATCAACCTACCCTCCCCCAAACCTATCAGTGAACTGGAATGGAAAAACCTAAAAACCTGGGTGGATAAAGGCAACACCGTATTGATTTTAGGGGCCGCTTACCAGCATCCTGCCTGGGCTAAAATGGAATCCTGCTTTAGCCAGATTAAAAACTTATTTATCAGTTTTAACTGGACTGTGCATAATGATAATGACAAAACAGACCCAAAAACCACAGCTACCAAAACCAACAATACCTTGAAAGAACAATTGGCTGCCTTTCAAGAAAGCTATACGCAACTGCACCCGCAGGATAGCCAGTTTAGCCGTGCCTCAGATCACCCTTTACTACACGATATCAATCACATTGACAGTCAGGTCAGGCTAGACTTGTTAAGCCATCCCTGGACTATAACCACCACAGATAGTGACAATTTAGCTCTGGAATTACTTAAACACCACAATGCCGATAACACCAGCACCACCACTGCCTGGCAATTAAATGCTCACGCCGGTCGTTTAGTGTTTATGCTTACTACTGATGTATTTAGTAATAAACATTTAAATCAGGCTGATAACGCGCAGTTAATGCTCAATATTCTGCAACATTCGCTGTCTAGTAGCGGTAGCGTCCTATTTGACGATTATCATTTAGGATTATCAGTCATTTATGATGCCGATCATTTTTTTAAAGACCCGCGTTTGCACAAAACTTTAGCCGCTATTGGATTATTCTGGCTGTTTTACCTGATAGGCTATAGCAACCGACTGGCTCCAGTGCGCCCTGTTGCTCTGCCATTATCTGCGGCAGATTTTATTCAAGTCACCACTGAATATTTTGCCCGCCACTTGCATAAACGGCAACTGGCTGCGGCATTGGTCGATCATTTACTCACCGACTTATACCAACATCGCCGTCTCCATGATGAGAACAGTTTATGGCGCTGGCTGGAACAACATAACCAGATTAATACACAGCAACTGGCACTGCTTAAAAAAGCGCACAGTAATCAAGCTGTTTCGTTACTTAAATTAGCCAACACCATTACTTATATTAGGACAGTCACGCTATGACACACAATGCCGGGCAACAGCTACAGCAACATCTACATCAGGAATTGGGAAAAATCGTGTTCGGTATGGATGAGATTTTACATGGACTCGTCATCGCCTGGATTGCCAATGGCCATGTGCTGCTGGAAGGTGCGCCAGGCTTGGGCAAAACTCTACTGGCCAAAGCGCTGGCACAATTAATGGGGGGCAGTTTTGGTCGCATACAAGGTACGGCAGATTTACTGCCATCCGATATTACCGGCTTACATATATTTAATACCAGCCAAAACCAGTTTGAGTTTGCACCTGGCCCCTTATTCAATAACGTAGTCTTGATGGACGAAATTAATCGTACTGGCCCCAAAACTCAATCGGCCTTATTACAGGCTATGGAAGAAAACGCGGTGTCTCTGGATAGAAAAACCTATCCATTAGCCGCTGATTTTTTCCTGATTGCTGCACAAAATCCGCTGGATTACGAAGGTGTTTATCCGCTGTTGGAATCGCAATTAGATCGGTTTTTAATCCGCCTTAATTTAAGCTACCCCGCCATCGATGCAGAAATAGCCGTATTGAGCCGTTACGACAAACCTGGTGGCGGTCATCGTACTGCTTTAGAACAAATCCAGCCCTTAGCGGATAATCTATTGACTGAAGCGCGCAGCCTTGCAACAAAAGTACATGTAGAAAACAGTTTGTACCATTACGCCACCCTGTTAGCACAAGCAACGCGTCAACATCCGCGTTTAAGTTTGGGCTTATCCACGCGTGGCCTTTTGGCGATTATGCGCTGTGCGCGGGTAGAAGCCGTTATAGAGGGTCGTGATTACCTGCTACCGGATGATATTAAACGCGTAGCTCCCAATGTGGTCGCTCACCGTTTGCTATTGAGTTCTGAAGCCATGCTGGAAGGTTATAGCACCGCACAGATTTATGGTGAAATTGAAAAACAAGTGGCGATTCCGCGCAACACAGATTAAGAAATCATGTCTATTTCACGTCCAGCCCTGCTGTTGATAGGCTTACTGATACTGTTTGCAGTGATCGGCATATGGTGCGGCCCACCATTACAAGGTTTATGGCGCTGGCCAGCGGCTTTGCTGATTATGATGGCTGCCTGGGAGCGCTTTCGGCTCACCAACAGCTATACATTGCAACGTCAGATTAGCCCGGTATTACCTTTAGGTGAAGCGTGTCATTACACCCTAACCATTGGCAATCACTCCAACGTATTATTGTATTTGGAAACGCAAGCCGATTATCCGCATAACTTAAGCGGTAATGCCAATTTACAACGCTGGCAGCTTAAAGCGGGTAACAGCCAAAGCCATACATTGACGATTATCCCCAAGCAATTAGGCACTACCGAACTGGGAGCTGTCTATTTAAAACAACTGGGTCAATACGGTATCTGCTGGTGGACGCGGCGTATTAGCGACCACATACCACTGCGTGTAGAACCGGTCAGATTGACTCACAACCAGCAAGTGATAGGCATACAATCATTGGGCAATCGTTACAGCCGTTATTTGCAAAGTAGCGGATTAGAGTTTTTAGAATTACAAGATTACCGCACCGGCGATGCTTTACGCAATATAGACTGGAAAGCCACCGCCCGACGCGGCAAACCGATGGTACGACGTTTTAGCCGCGATCAATGTTTGGAAATGGTGGTATTGGTCGATTGTGGTCGCAGCAGCCGTTTACAATCCGGAAATCTGGATCGCCTACATCACTACGTCAACACAGCTGCAAAATTAAGTGAATACGCCTGTCTGCACGGCGATCGTATTGCTAATATTGCCTATGCCCAACAAGTATTGGCGAAAACCGGCATGGCGGGTGGCATGCATCACTTATCACACATACGCTTATTATTAGGCCAATTATCGGCATTGAACGAAACAGCCAATGCCCTGAATGCCACCCTGGAAATTAAACAGGTGTTAAAACGCCGGGGTCTGGTTGTGTTTCTGACAGAAATAGAACAACCCGAAGCGGCCTTGCAAATGCTACAAGCCGTTAAGCTATTATCTGCTAAACATCAGGTATTAGTTGCCAGTTTGGAAGATACGCAACTTTATGAATCCCTAAAAAAACCAGCAAGACTATGGCAAGATCCGTATCGGCAATTTGCAGGTTTGGAATACTTACGTGGACGCGAACTCACCCGCAAAAAGTTACAAGCACTGGGTGTCGACATTACCTGTGGCACAGCCGCAGAACTGGATGAGCAAATATTGCTTTATTATCATCACCAGCGCGATAGAATCAGTGCTGCTTAAAAAAACCACTGTCACATAAAGCTCCTATGGATACTCTAAAACCGGCCCCTAGCCACGAAAATAGTGATTTTTTAGACATACAAAGCGCAGAATCCCTGGATTACCGATTGGAAATTGCCGGGATGGGAGCGCGTGCGCATGCTTTTATTATTGATTGGCATATTCGCATCTTGCTTGCCATTACCTGGTTTGCGCTCGTCAATTTAATCTTCTTTAAATTGAACCTGAATGAGATATTTAAAGAACCCAATGCCTCAATTGCATCTTTTGCCACCCTGGTTTTGCTATTACCTCCGACCATCATTTATTTTTTATATCACCCCGTTATCGAAATGATCATGGCTGGGCGCACACCCGGTAAACGTATGACCGGCGTAAGGTTGGTTGATCTGCAAGGCCACAGCCCCAGTGTTGGCGCATTATTACTGCGCAATGTGTTTCGATTAATTGACGGCCTGCCAGGCATATATTGCATAGGCCTAATTTCGGTAGCGGTAACTCGGCATCATGTGCGTATTGGTGACTTAGCGGCTGGCTTGGTACTCGTCTACGACAATAGCGTAGCCAGCAAAACCATGCAACAAATGTCCAGCTTGGCACTTAATTCGCCATTATCGTTAGATGATCAAAGCCTATTATTGGATATGTTAGCGCGTTGGCGAGATTTATCCCGCGAAAAACGCATCGACTACGCAGAACGGTTTTTAACCCGTATTGGCCAACCTTTACCAGCACCCGCCAAACCAGCCAACTACGAAAAAGCTTTAAAACATCAGCTTGATAGCTTGTTAACGCCATCCTGAGCCGCCTAAATGGAAAACACTCAACGAAATACGCCGCGTATCCCGCCCAAAAAACCACAGGACATTGCCCTTGCCCACTGGTTAAACACGCGCAAACCAGAATGGGATACGCTGGAAACCGAACTAAAAAACAACAAGCGCCAGCGTGGCGACGAACTGGTGGAAACCCGGCAACTATTATCGGGTTATCGGGCTTTATTAAGCGATTTATCATTATCCAGACGGGTTAACGGCGACACACTGATCACCCGTTACCTGGAAAGTTTGTTTCTAAAAGTACACGAAGAAATCTACCGCCCTTCCGGGCATCTATGGGCGCGTTTGCTCGATGTATATCATCTGGACGCACCGCAATTAATGCGCGAGTTAAAAAACACTTTAATCACCGCCTTTGCACTTTTCTTCTTATCGCTTGGCGTGGGTTGGTTATTGATTTACCACTATCCACAGCTCATTAGCTTATTCGCCTCCAGCAAAATGATAGACCAAGTACAAAGCGGACAATTATGGACGGATGGCCTGTTGAATGTCACCCCCTCTGCCGTTTTATCCACCTCTATTGCCGCCAACAATATTACTGTGACCTTAACCGCTTTTGCGTTGGGGGCTTTATATGGCGTGGGGACTCTTTATATTATTTGTTTAAACGGGCTAATGTTAGGCAGTATGTTCGCATTTACCGCCCCTTATGGATTAGATGGTCGCCTGTTTGCCTTTATTATTGGTCATGGCGTGGTAGAACTCAGCGTCATTATTATCTCTGGTGCGATGGGCTTACAACTAGGCGAAGCCCTAATCCGTCCCGGTACACGCAACCGTTTACAAGCATTTCAAGACACCTGTATCAAAGCCGGAAAAATCTTGCTGGTTTCCACCCCGTTTTTACTGTTTGCCGGTCTCATCGAGGGCTTCGTCTCTCCAGACCCCAGTTACAGCTTACTGTTACGCAGTATTATAGGTATCTGCAGCGGCAGCATTTTTTGGCTGATTTTGCTATTTGGCATACCTGGCAAACGTAACGATTATGTCATGAAATAAAATACAGATATGGGCACAGGAAAATGGCTAATACCCAGCCTGACCATTATTCCTTATGCTGAG contains:
- a CDS encoding DUF4350 domain-containing protein; this encodes MIKERLITLLTALAALGLVFYLFMPQHAESNLPLSLPSSEDRGADGLKGLFQWLQGQHINVISYRKPYTEFKHAAEFTDNGNLLIINLPSPKPISELEWKNLKTWVDKGNTVLILGAAYQHPAWAKMESCFSQIKNLFISFNWTVHNDNDKTDPKTTATKTNNTLKEQLAAFQESYTQLHPQDSQFSRASDHPLLHDINHIDSQVRLDLLSHPWTITTTDSDNLALELLKHHNADNTSTTTAWQLNAHAGRLVFMLTTDVFSNKHLNQADNAQLMLNILQHSLSSSGSVLFDDYHLGLSVIYDADHFFKDPRLHKTLAAIGLFWLFYLIGYSNRLAPVRPVALPLSAADFIQVTTEYFARHLHKRQLAAALVDHLLTDLYQHRRLHDENSLWRWLEQHNQINTQQLALLKKAHSNQAVSLLKLANTITYIRTVTL
- a CDS encoding MoxR family ATPase, which encodes MTHNAGQQLQQHLHQELGKIVFGMDEILHGLVIAWIANGHVLLEGAPGLGKTLLAKALAQLMGGSFGRIQGTADLLPSDITGLHIFNTSQNQFEFAPGPLFNNVVLMDEINRTGPKTQSALLQAMEENAVSLDRKTYPLAADFFLIAAQNPLDYEGVYPLLESQLDRFLIRLNLSYPAIDAEIAVLSRYDKPGGGHRTALEQIQPLADNLLTEARSLATKVHVENSLYHYATLLAQATRQHPRLSLGLSTRGLLAIMRCARVEAVIEGRDYLLPDDIKRVAPNVVAHRLLLSSEAMLEGYSTAQIYGEIEKQVAIPRNTD
- a CDS encoding DUF58 domain-containing protein, translating into MSISRPALLLIGLLILFAVIGIWCGPPLQGLWRWPAALLIMMAAWERFRLTNSYTLQRQISPVLPLGEACHYTLTIGNHSNVLLYLETQADYPHNLSGNANLQRWQLKAGNSQSHTLTIIPKQLGTTELGAVYLKQLGQYGICWWTRRISDHIPLRVEPVRLTHNQQVIGIQSLGNRYSRYLQSSGLEFLELQDYRTGDALRNIDWKATARRGKPMVRRFSRDQCLEMVVLVDCGRSSRLQSGNLDRLHHYVNTAAKLSEYACLHGDRIANIAYAQQVLAKTGMAGGMHHLSHIRLLLGQLSALNETANALNATLEIKQVLKRRGLVVFLTEIEQPEAALQMLQAVKLLSAKHQVLVASLEDTQLYESLKKPARLWQDPYRQFAGLEYLRGRELTRKKLQALGVDITCGTAAELDEQILLYYHHQRDRISAA
- a CDS encoding RDD family protein, whose protein sequence is MDTLKPAPSHENSDFLDIQSAESLDYRLEIAGMGARAHAFIIDWHIRILLAITWFALVNLIFFKLNLNEIFKEPNASIASFATLVLLLPPTIIYFLYHPVIEMIMAGRTPGKRMTGVRLVDLQGHSPSVGALLLRNVFRLIDGLPGIYCIGLISVAVTRHHVRIGDLAAGLVLVYDNSVASKTMQQMSSLALNSPLSLDDQSLLLDMLARWRDLSREKRIDYAERFLTRIGQPLPAPAKPANYEKALKHQLDSLLTPS
- a CDS encoding stage II sporulation protein M, which codes for MENTQRNTPRIPPKKPQDIALAHWLNTRKPEWDTLETELKNNKRQRGDELVETRQLLSGYRALLSDLSLSRRVNGDTLITRYLESLFLKVHEEIYRPSGHLWARLLDVYHLDAPQLMRELKNTLITAFALFFLSLGVGWLLIYHYPQLISLFASSKMIDQVQSGQLWTDGLLNVTPSAVLSTSIAANNITVTLTAFALGALYGVGTLYIICLNGLMLGSMFAFTAPYGLDGRLFAFIIGHGVVELSVIIISGAMGLQLGEALIRPGTRNRLQAFQDTCIKAGKILLVSTPFLLFAGLIEGFVSPDPSYSLLLRSIIGICSGSIFWLILLFGIPGKRNDYVMK